The proteins below are encoded in one region of Salvelinus sp. IW2-2015 unplaced genomic scaffold, ASM291031v2 Un_scaffold537, whole genome shotgun sequence:
- the LOC112068466 gene encoding transcription factor 12, producing MYCASYPVSAGTTSNNLMYCYVKSVYDQSPSHHDLNLDSSSHPSSCGEQQGINSSPDMWNSNGMNQAGYGGMGGASAHQSGSYSNLQPSHNHLVYSPHSVSPVEVNRGLPPMSTFHRSNPASSHSLTANSSENTTGNPSTGWSQTGATLGKALASVCTGTTYKANFKVKPVEAVNLNNNNHHPVLQNKHGHSFPAGLPAGLGGLELKSEGLEKDEQYELHHSHHNQGHSHSHHSQGHSHSHHSQGHSHSSDSHSQRSDEESVSHKTQGDSMTSSIHEDEDNLSPEQKAERERERRMANNARERLRVRDINEAFKELGHMTQLHLKSEKPQTKLLVLHQAVDVILSLEQQVRERNLNPKTACLRRREQEKMSAGLTDAQGLQQHQASLHPGLDATNPMGHHV from the exons ATGTACTGCGCTTCCTATCCTGTCTCTGCCGGGACCACCAGCAATAACCTGATGTATTGCTACGTCAAATCG gTTTACGATCAATCTCCAAGTCACCACGACCTCAACCTTGActcctcctcacacccctcctcctgtGGCGAACAACAGGGGAttaacagttcacctgacatgTGGAACTCCAACGGAATGAACCAGGCTGGCTATGGAGGAATGGGAGGGGCCTCAGCCCACCAATCAGGAAGCTACAGTAACCTGCAACCATCACACAATCACCTG GTCTATTCTCCCCATTCAGTCTCACCTGTAGAGGTGAACAGGGGTCTTCCTCCTATGTCTACCTTCCACCGAAGCAACCCTGCTTCATCTCACTCCCTGACAGCCAACAGCTCAGAGAACACCACAGGAAACCCCTCTACAGGATGGTCTCAGACCGGAGCAACCCTGGGGAAAGCACTGGCTTCTGTATGTACTGGGACTACTTACAAAGCCAACTTCAAAGTGAAGCCA GTAGAGGCTGTCAATCtgaacaacaacaaccaccaccCTGTGTTGCAGAATAAACATGGCCACTCCTTCCCAGCGGGTCTCCCTGCAGGACTAGGTGGCTTGGAACTGAAGTCGGAGGGTCTGGAGAAAGATGAGCAGTATGAGCTACATCACAGCCATCACAACCAGGGTCACAGCCACAGCCATCACAGCCAGGGTCACAGCCACAGCCATCACAGCCAGGGTCACAGCCACAGCTCTGACAGCCACAGCCAGCGCTCCGACGAGGAGAGCGTGTCACACAAGACACAAGGAGACAGCATGACCAG CAGCATCCATGAGGATGAGGACAACCTGAGTCCGGAGCAAAAGGCTGAGCGGGAACGAGAGCGACGGATGGCCAATAACGCCCGCGAGCGCCTTCGTGTCCGTGACATCAACGAGGCGTTCAAAGAGCTGGGTCACATGACCCAGCTGCACCTGAAGAGCGAGAAGCCCCAGACCAAGCTGCTGGTTCTTCACCAGGCCGTGGATGTAATACTTAGTCTAGAACAACAAGTCAGAG AGCGTAACCTGAACCCTAAGACAGCCTGTCTgaggaggagggagcaggagaaGATGTCAGCTGGGTTAACAGATGCCCAGGGCCTGCAGCAACACCAGGCATCACTACATCCTGGACTAGACGCTACCAACCCCATGGGACATCATGTCTAA